The window CAGCGGACTTATAGTCAACGCATCGGTTGATAAAGAGATTGGTTGATAAAGATGTCGGTTGACGAGGACGCGCTGGACCGGGCGTTCACCGCCCTCGGCGACCCGGTGCGCCGGGCGCTGGTCGCGCGGCTGTCCCGCGGCGAAGCGACGGTCAACGAGCTGGCCGAGCCGTTCGCGATCACGAAGCAGGCGGTCTCCCGGCACATCCAGGTGCTCGAGCAGGCCGGGCTGATCACGCGCAGCCGCGACGGCCAACGTCGGCCGTGCCACCTCGTGCCGTCCGCCCTCGAAGCCCTCACCGGCTGGATCGACACGTACCGGCTGGCCACCGAACGCAGCTACCGGCGGCTCGACGCCGTCCTGGACGCCCTGGAGGAAACGCCATGAGCACCACGATCACCGCCCGGCCCGGAACTCCCTTCGTCGAGGTCACCCGCGAGTTCGCGGCCCCGCCGTCGGCGGTCTTCCGCGCGCACACCGACCCGGAGCTGATCGTGCGCTGGCTGGGCCCGCACGGCATGGAGATGGAGCTCCTCGAGTTCGACGCGCGGTCAGGAGGCGCGTACGAGTACATCCACCGCGACGAACGCGGCGAGCACCGCTTCCGCGGCGTCTACCACACGGTGAGCCCCGACCGGATCATCCAGACGTTCGAGTTCCTCGGTGCCCCCGGCGAAGTCAGCCTCGACTCCCTGACCCTGACCGACCTCGGCGGCCGCACGCGCGTGGTGACCCGCTCGGTGTTCCCGTCGACCGAGGCCCGCGACGCGGCACTGGAGAGCGGGATGAGCCGCGGGATCGCGGAGTCGTTCGAGCGCCTCGACAAGGTACTGGCGGACTGAAATGGCCGGCGTCGTCGCGAGCTTCTGCATGTCACTGGACGGGTTCGTCGCGCGGCCCGACGATTCGGTCGGCCCCCTGTTCGACTGGTACACGGCGGGCGACGTCGAGGTGCCGATGGTCGGCTACCCGATCACGTTCCGGGTCGCCCCGGCCAGCGCGGACTACTTGCGTTCGTTCCTGGACTCGGTCCGCCACAGCGCGCTCGTCTGCGGCCGCCGGGTGTTCGACCACACCCACGGCTGGGGCGGCAATCCACCCGGCGGGGGCGCCGCTTTCGTTGTCACGCACCGGCCTCCGCCATCGGACTGGCCCGCTTCCCACTTGGCGCCGTTCACGTTCGTCTCTTCCGTCGCTTCCGCCGTGGAGCAGGCCAGGGCGGCTGGGGATGGCTCCGTGGGTGTCTCCGGGCCGGACATCGCTCAGCAGTGCCTGAATCTTGGCCTTCTCGACGAGGTTCGGATCGATCTTGTGCCGGTTCTTCTCGGCTCTGGTGTTCGGTACTTCTCTTCCGGTGAGACCTCTGGTGCGTCGCTGGAGCAGGTTGAAGTTGTTGTCGGCTCTGGTGTCACGCACTTGCGTTATCGGGTTCGCTACCGACGGTCTTGAAGATCCGGCTTCGCCGTTGATCACCTGTTTGGTAACTGTTCAGGCCGTTTCCGGGCTGTGAGCGGCCATCCCGCCGGCGGCAAGCGCCCCAAGACCTACTCCCCCGCACCAGCCAACAGCTGCTCGAAGGGAACGAACTCGGGCTCCCCACCACCAACAGCCCGGCCATCGGCAGCCGAAGCCAACTCCGCTCCGGCCTTCTCGATCCGCCGCTGCAACGCCCCCTCGCCCCAATCCGACGAAGCCGCGAAGACCCCGGTGGCGACCGGATCCGCCTTCAGGTACCCGAACAACGGGCGCAGCTGGTAGTCCAGCACCAGGGAATGGCGCTCGGTGCCGCCCGTCGCTCCCAGCAGCACCGGCTTGCCCACCAGCGAATCCGCGTCCAAGACGTCGAAGAACGACTTGAACAGCCCGCTGTACCCGGCCGTGAACACCGGGGTCACCACGATCACCGCGTCGGCGTCCACGACCGTGGCGATCGCCGAACTCAGGGCCGGGCTGGGGAAGCCGGTCAGCAGGTTCTTCGTCACGTCCAGGGCGATGTCCCGCAGCTCCACCACCGAAACCGACACCGGCGACGACGAAGCCGCGACCGTGGCCGTGGCCAGCCGGTCCGCCAGCAGCCGGCTCGACGACGGGACCGACAGCCCCGCCGTCACCACCGCGAGCTTCATGCCGACACCGAATCCGACACGGAATCCGACACCGAAGCCAAAGCCGAAGCAGCCAGCGAAGCATGCGTCGGAGCGTCCGGAACGTGCGCCGGACGCAGCGAGTCCAGCTCCTTGCGCAGCACCGGGACCACTTCCTCACCGAGGAGGTCGAGCTGCTCCAGCACCGTCTTCAGCGGCAGGCCCGCGTGGTCCATCAGGAACAGCTGGCGCTGGTAGTCGCCGAAGTGCTCGCGGAACGTCAGCGTCTTGTCGATGACCTCCTGCGGGCTCCCGACCGTCAGCGGCGTCTGCTCGGTGAACTCCTCCAGCGTCGGGCCGTGGCCGTACACCGGTGCGTTGTCGAAGTACGGGCGGAACTCGGTCCACGCGTCCTGGGACTTCGGACGGATGAACGCCTGCCCGCCGAGGCCGACGATCGCCTGGTCCGCGGCGCCGTGGCCGTAGTGCTCGAAGCGCTGACGGTAGAACGCGATCAGCTGCTGGAAGTGCGAGGTCGGCCAGAAGATGTGGTTGGCGAAGAACCCGTCACCGTAGAACGCCGCCTGCTCGGCGATCTCCGGGCTGCGGATCGACCCGTGCCACACGAACGGCGGGACGCCGTCCAGCGGGCGCGGCGTGGCCGTGAAGCCCTGCAGCGGCGTGCGGAACTTGCCTTCCCAGTCGACGACGTCCTCGCGCCACAGCCGGCGCAGCAGCGCGTACTTCTCGACCGCCAGCGGGATGCCCTGGCGGATGTCCTCGCCGAACCACGGGTAGACCGGGCCGGTGTTGCCGCGGCCCATCATGAGGTCGACGCGGCCGTCGGCCAGGTGCTGCAGCATCGCGAAGTCTTCGGCGATCTTCACCGGGTCGTTCGTGGTGATGAGCGTCGTAGACGTCGACAGGATGATCTTGGACGTCTGCGCCGCGATGTGCCCTAGCATCGTCGTGGGCGACGACGGCACGAACGGCGGGTTGTGGTGCTCGCCGGTCGCGAAGACGTCGAGGCCGACCTCCTCCGCCTTGAGCGCGATGCGGACCATCGCCTTGATCCGCTCGTGCTCCGTCGGCGTGGTGCCGGTGGTGGGATCGGTCGTGACGTCACCCACCGTGAAGATTCCGAACTGCATGACCTGCTCCCTTCGCGACCCTCATCTTACATGCGCGTTCAACTACTTCCAAGCAAGAGATATTCCGGCCGACAATGCCGTAGGGGGCACCAAGTAAGGTCAGGGACATGGACGCGGAGCTCGGTCGGCTGGGTCTGGCAGAACGTTCGGTACGCCTTCTCACGGGCCGCGACATCTGGGGGTCGATCACCCCGCTGCTCGCGCCCCGCCGGAACCTGGTGGCCGCCTTCGGCCACGTGGGGCCCGGCGCGGCCGCGCTGCTGCCGCTGGAACCCGGCGACACGGTGATCACGGACGCGAGCCTGGACACGGTGCTGTCCGGCGCGACGAGCCCGCACGCCCTGCTGCACTGGGTGAAGGCGGGCGTGATCGTGCACTCGCTGCGCGGGCTGAACGCGAAACTGGTGATCGCCGAGGACGACCCGTCGTTCGTGGTGGTCGGCTCGGCCGACGTCACCGCCGCCGGTCCGCGGCAGCTGTTCGAGGCGGTGACGGTCTCCCACGAGAAGCACACCGTCGAGGAGGCCCAGGAGGCCTGGCTCGAGTGGTGCGACCTCGCGGGCCCCGCGCTGACGGCGGGCGACCTGGAACCGCTCCTGGAGCAGTACGGCGCCGGGAAGCTGGTCACCTCGCCGCGCCCCGCCACCCCGCCCCGCGCCGCGGCACCCGCCCGGCCCGTCGTGACGAGCCGCCCGGCGACGCCGGTCCGGCCCGCCGCCCCGACGCCGCCCCCCTCCCCCGTCCGCCCGGCTCCCACCCCGCCGCCGTCCCCGGTCCGGCCCGCGGCGCCCGCCGCCGAGGTGGCGCCGGCCCCGGAACCGGTTGCGGCACCGGCCGTCGCGAACGAGCCGGAACCGGCCGACACGCCGGACGCCGTCGAAGTTTCGGAAACTCGAGAAAGCCCCGAGACTTCCGAGATCCAGACCGACGTTCCCCGGCCCGCCTGGCCGCGCCCGGCCGAGCTGTACCTCGTCAGCCTCGTCGAAGGCGGCGAGCCGTCGGCCGAGGCCGAGTACCGGCTCGAAGAGCTGACGCGCGAGTACGCCCACCCCGGCGAGAACGGCGAACAACCGTTCCGCGTCGAGCTGTTCTGGGCCGACGACGGCCAGGGCCAGGACCCGCCGCGCACGCTCCGCGCCGGCGTGCACGTCATCCGCGTGTACAGCCAGAAGCAGGGCCGGGCGCTGGTCGGGTCGCGGATCGAGGCCCCCGGTCTGGTGCTGCAGGCCTACGCCGACGAGTTCGCCTACCCGCGCCGCACGTACTGCTACATCCTGACCCGGGAGACGGCCTCGCGGCCGGCGTTCGGCGACCTCCGCAAGGGCCTCGCCGCGATCGGCGAGAAGCCGAACTTCCGGAACAGCTTCCAAGTCCCGCGCAAGATCGAAGCCCTGCTGGGCCTGTGGCCCGACCTGGGCTACGACCCCCGTTAGGGGGCGGCGCACGCCACTGGAGGGGCGGAGGGCGCGGAAACTGTCGGGGTGGGCGGATATCCTGCAGTACGGTGCAGGCCGAGTCCGCACCACCACCAGCACTTTTCGCGAGCCACGATCCGGGAGAACGACCCTGTGACTGCCGAGACCTTGTACGGGGCCGACGACCTCACCCACCTCGAGGGTCTCGAAGCCGTCCGCAAACGCCCCGGGATGTACATCGGCTCCACCGACAGCCGGGGCATCAACCACCTCTTCTCCGAGGTGGTGGACAACTCGACGGACGAGGGTGTCGCCGGCCACGCGACGAAGATCGTCGTCACGCTGCACGCCGACGGCAGCGTCCAGGTGGACGACGACGGCCGCGGCATCCCCACCGGCACCCACGCCAAGTCCGGTTTGTCCGGCGTCGAGCTGGTGCTGACGCGGCTGCACGCCGGCGGCAAGTTCGGCGGCTCCGGCTACAAGACCTCCGGCGGCCTGCACGGCGTCGGCGCTTCGGCGGTCAACGCGCTGTCGCACCGCTTCGACGTCACGGTCAAGCAGGACGGCAAGGTCCACCAGATGTCGTTCAAGCACGGCATCCCCGGCACGTTCGACGCGCCCGGCCCGAAGGCGAAGTTCACCCGCCGGTCCGGGCTGAACCTCGTCGGCAAGATGAAGCGCGGCGAACGCAGCGGCACGTCGATCCGCTACTGGTACGACGCGCGGTACTTCGAGTCCGGCGCGGCGCTGGACGTCGACGGCGTGCGGGCGAAGCTGCGCAACACCGCGTTCCTCGTCCCGGGCGTCACGTACGTGCTGCGCACGGCCATCGAAGACACCATCAACGAAGAGACCTTCCACTTCCCGCACGGCCTCGTCGACATGGTCGACTTCCTGACGCCGTCGGGCGAAAAGCCGGTCTGCGGCACGCTGCTGATCACCGGCGAGGGCACGTACAAGGAGAATGCGGCCGACGCGGCGGGCGTCATGCAGTCCAATGTGGAGCGGCACGCCGAGGTCGAGGTCGCGCTGCGCTGGGGCACCGGCTACGAGCGCACGGTCGAATGCTTCACCAACACGATCCGCAACGTCCACGGCGGCACGCACCGCCGCGGCTTCGACCGCGCGATGGCGAAGGCGTTGCAGGACGCGATCTCCAAGACCCGCGGGCTGCTCAAGCCCAAGGAGGACATGCCGACGATCGAGGACGTCCTCGAGGGCATGACCGCGGTCGTGCACGTCCGGCTGCCGGAGCCGCAGTTCACGTCGCAGACGAAGGACGAGCTGTCCACGGCCGGCATCACCCGCGTCATCCAGGGCATCGTCGACAAGCACGTCAAGGCCTGGACCGAGGACCGCAAGACGAAGTCCGAGGCCAAGGTCGTGCTGCAGAAGGTGGTCGACGCCTCCCGCGTCCGGCTCACCCAGAAGCAGCAGAAGGACGCGGCCCGGCGCAAGACCGCCCTCGAAGGCGCGGCGATGCCGCCGAAGCTGGTCGACTGCCGCACCACCGGCGTCTCCCGCAGCGAGCTGTTCCTGGTCGAGGGTGACAGCGCGCTGGGGTCGGCCCGCATGGCGCGCGTGTCCGAGTACCAGGCGCTGCTGCCGCTGCGGGGCAAGATCCTGAACGTGCAGAAGGCGTCGCTCGGCGACACGCTGAAGAACGCCGAGATCGCGTCGATCGTGCAGGTCCTCGGCGCGGGCACCGGCCGCACGTTCGACCTGACGACGATGCGCTACGGCCGCGTCATCCTGATGGCGGACGCGGACGTCGACGGCTCGCACATCCGGACCCTGCTGATCACGCTGTTCGCGAAGTACATGCGCCCGGTGATCGAGGACGGCCGGCTGTACGCGGCGATGCCGCCGCTGCACAAGCTCGTCACGAAGGGCCGCAACCCGGAGACGCACTTCACGTACACGCAGCAGGAGATGGAAACCAAGTACGCGGAGCTGGAGCGGGCGGGCAAGAGCATCGTCACGCCGGTGCCGCGGTTCAAGGGCCTCGGCGAGATGGACGCCGACGAGCTGTGGGAGACCACGATGAACCCGGCCACCCGCTCGGTCCGCCGGATCACCATGGACGACGCCGAGGCCGCCGAGGGCGCGCTGGAACTGCTGATGGGCGAGAAGGTCGAGCCCCGGCGGAACTGGCTGGTCGCCTCTTCGGACCGGATCGACCGCGACGCCATCGACGCTTAAATTCCGTAGCTACCAAGGAGTTCTGCCGTGGCACGCCGCAAGGGCACCACCACCAAGGTCGATCCCAGCGCGTTCGACCGCGCCGGCGCGAACGTCTTCGACAACTCGCTGAAGACCGAGATCGAGGACTCGTACCTGGAGTACGCGTATTCGGTCATCCACTCGCGCGCCCTGCCGGACGCGCGGGACGGGCTGAAGCCGGTGCACCGCCGGATCCTCTACTCGATGAACGAGAACGGCTACCGCCCGACGCACGCGTACGTGAAGTCGTCGCGCGTGGTCGGCGACGTGATGGGCAAGTACCACCCGCACGGTGACGTCGCGATCTACGACGCGATGGTGCGGCTGGCGCAGGACTTCTCGCTGAACGTCCCGCTGATCGACGGCCACGGCAACTTCGGCTCGCCCGACGACGGCCCGGCCGCGTCGCGGTACACCGAAGCCCGCATGTCGCCCGAGGCGATGCAGCTGGTCGGCGAGCTGGGCGAAGACACGGTCGACTTCCGGCCGAACTACGACGGTTCGCTCGAGGAGCCGTCCGTGCTGCCCGCGGCGTTCCCGAACCTGCTGGTCAACGGCACGTCCGGGATCGCGGTCGGGATGGCGACCAACATGATCCCGCACAACCTCGGCGAGGTCGTCGCGGCGGCGCGGTGGCTGATCACGCACCCGACCGCGACGCTCGACAAGCTGATGGAGTTCGTGCCCGGCCCCGACCTGCCCACCGGCGGCAGCCTGCTGGGCCTGGACGAGGTCCGCCGCGCGTACGAGACCGGTCGCGGCGTGGTCCGGATGCGCGCGAACTGCGAGACCGGGCCCCTCGAAGGCAGCCGCGGGCGGCAGGCCATCACCGTCACCGAACTGCCGTACGGCGTCGGCCCGGAGAAGGTGATCGAGAAGATCACCGACGAGGTCAACAAGTCCAAGCGGCTCACCGGCATCGCCGACGTCAAGGACCTCACCGACCGCGAGAACGGCACGCGGCTGGTCATCGAGTGCAAGGTCGGCGTCAACCCGCAGGCCCTGCTCGCGGACCTCTACCGGCTCACGCCGCTGGAGCAGTCGTTCGGCATCAACAACCTGGTGCTCGTCGACGGCCAGCCGCAGACCCTGGGCTTGAAGGAACTCCTGGAGGTCTTCCTCCGGCACCGCTACGAGGTCGTCACGCGGCGCACGAAGTACCGGCGTCGCAAGCGCGAAGAGCGGCTGCACCTGGTCGACGGCCTGCTGATCGCGCTGCTGAACATCGACAAGGTGATCAAGCTCATCCGCGAAAGCGAGAACGCGCAGGCCGCCAAGGACGGCCTGATGACGCGCTTCAAGCTGTCGGAGATCCAGGCGACGTACATCCTCGACACCCCGCTGCGGCGCCTCACGAAGTACGACCGGCTCGAGCTGGAATCGGAGCAGGAGCGGCTGCGCGAGGAGATCGCGGAGCTGACCAAGATCCTCGACGACGAGTCCGTGCTGAAGAAGCTGGTCTCGGCGGAGCTGGCGAAGATCGCGAAGGACTTCCCGACCGAGCGCCGGACGTCCCTGATCGATGGTGACCTGAAGGAGGTCCTGGCCGCGTCGAAGCCGTCCGGGCCGCTGGAGGTCGAGGACGACCCGTGCCAGGTCATTTTGTCGGCGACCGGTCTGGTGGCGCGCACCGCGGCGGAGTCCGAGGAGTCGACGGAGACGCGCCGCCGCAACGGCCGCGTGAAGCACGACGCGGTGTCGGCGGTGGTGCACACGACCGCCCGCGGCCAGATCCTGCTGGTGACCAGCCGCGGCCGGGCGTTCAAGACGGACGTGCTGCCGTTGCCGGTGCTGCCGGAGCAGGCGGGCACGGTCTCGCTGCGCGGTGGCATGGCGGCGCGTGAGCTGGTACCGCTGGAGAAGGGCGAGACGGTCGTCGGGATCGCGCCGCTGGGTGAGCAGGCGGCGGGTTCGCCGGGCCTGGCGCTGGGCACGAAGGCCGGCGTGGTGAAGATCTGCTCGCCGGAATGGCCGGTCCGGTCGGACGAATTCGAAGTGATCTCGCTGAAGGACGGCGACGAGGTCGTCGGTGCGACCTGGCTGACGGACGGCTCGGAGACGCTGGCGTTCGTGTCGTCGGAGGCGTCGCTGCTGAAGTACGCGGCCTCGCTGGTCCGCCCCCAGGGCCTGAAGGGCGGCGGCATGGCGGGCATCAACGTGGGCGCGGGTTCGGTGGTCTTCTTCGGAGCGATCCGCACGGACGACGACGAGCACGGCGAGCCGATGGTGATCACGTCGACGGGCCAGAGCGTGAAGGTGACCCCGTTCAGCGAGTACCCGGCGAAGGGCCGCGCGACGGGCGGCGTCCGGGCACAGAGGTTCCTCAAGGGCGAAACGGCTCTCCGCGTCGCGTGGATCGGCCCGCGTCCGGCGGGCGCGGCCCGCAACGGAGACCCGGTGGAGCTGCCGGAGATCGACGTCCGCCGCGACGGCTCGGGCCACGCCCACCCCGGCCCGGACGTGGTGGGCCACCTCATCGAACGCGACTGACGGTCAGGGCGGCAGCGCCACGGTGGTCGTGCTCAGCCCAGCGGAGCCACCGGACCCGGGTAGCGAGCCGGGTCGAGGCAGCTGCCGAGGCCGTCGACGACCGAGCAGAAGCCCGGCGGGCGCACCGGCGTGTAGCCCGCCGGGACGCCGTGCCCCTCGATCAGCTGCCGGTACGCCGCGACGGCGTCGGTCGGCCGGCGCGTCAGCGTGGCGTCCGCGCGGGCGTCCACTGTGTACAGTCCGAACCGCGGCTGGTAGCTGCCCCACTCGTAGTTGTCCGTGAGGCTCCAGTAGTTGTAGCCGATGACGTTCATGCCGTCGGCCTTCGCGCGCTGCACCCAGTAGATGTGGTCACGCAGGTGGTCCGAACGCGTGTAGCCGTCGGGACGCGCGTTGCCGTTGTCCGTCGGCATCCCGTTCTCGACGACGTACAGCGGCAGGGCGGGGAACTTCCGCGCGTAGTAGCGAAGCGCGTAGTAGATCCCGTCCGGCTGCGGCGTCACCTTCCAGAATTCGCCGCTCGCCGCGTGGATCGCGCTGAGGTTGTCGAGGCTCGCGCCGTAGTAGTAGTCGAGGCCCACGAAGTCGAGCTTGTCGCGGACCTGGTCGAGGAACGACGCGTCGAGCACTCCCTGCGCGGCCGGGATGTACGCCGTGTTGCTGGACACGAGCGCACCCGGGTCCAGCTGGTGGATCAGGTCGTAGGCCGCGCGGTGCACCTTCACCTGCCGCGCCTGGGCCCACGGCAGCTTCCAACCGGCGAGTCCGCCGTTGGCCGTTTCGTTCTGCAGGTAGACGGTCGGCTCGTTGATCGTGATCCAGATCGCGCCGAGCCCCTTGTAGCGGTCCACGACGCGGCGGGCGTTCGCGAGCCAGGCGTCGACCGTGCGGTCGCTGTCCCAGCCGCCCTGGTCGGCGACCCAGCCCGGGTAGACCCAGTGGTCGAGGGTGATCATCGGCCGCATCCCGGCGTCGACGACGTGCCGCACGACGTCGTCGTAGTACGCCAGCTCGGTCTCGTCGAGCCGGCCGGGGCGCGGCTCGATCCGCGCCCACTCGACGCTGAAGCGGAAGACGTTCACGCCGAGCTGCTTCGCGCGGTCGATGTCCTCGGCGTAGTGGTGCCGGAAGTCGACGGACTCGAGGTAGGGCTCCTTGATGGACGACGTCTTCGCCTGCTCGTAGCGGCGCCAGTTGCTGTCGGGCGCGTAGCCCTCCGCCTGATAGCCCGAGGTCGCGACCCCCCAGAAGAACGCGGGCACGGGCACCGCCCCGGCGGGCGTCACTCCGGCCAGCATCGCCGTGACCAGCGTCAACACCGCAAAGATCGCTCGTTTTCCGCACACCACGGCAGCCTCCCGAGGCAACATGAAGAGTGTTCATGTTAGCCGAGGAGGCTGCCCGGCGCATCACCCGAAGGGCGGCTCTCCGGCCCGCTAGGCGACCTTGAACGACTGAGCGGCGCTGCCGTCACAGGTCGACTGGACCAGCTGGACACTGTCCGCTGTGGACGCTCCCGGCACGGTCAGGCACTTGCCGGTGTGGCGGACGACGAAGTGGTAGTACCCACCGCCCTCCGACACCGGCTGCCACTGCTGGTTGTTCCCGCCGCTGTAGGACCACAGCTGCAGGCCGGCGTTGTCGGCCGTGGAAACCCCGGTCACGTCGATGACCTCGGCCGGGTTGGTCCGGTTGTTGATCCGGTCGTACCCGCCGCTGGTCGGGGCGAACTGGAACTGCTGCGCCGCGGTGCCGTTGCAGCTGTACTGCTGGATCACGGTGCCGTTGGCGCTGCCCGCGGCCCGCGCGTCGACGCACTTGCCGTTCGCCTTGTTCGACACCGCGTACCAGGCCGACGGGTCGATCGTGCCGGGGTCGGTCGGCGTGGTGGAGCCGCCGCCGAGCCACTTGAGGCCGTCGAGCACGAACCGGTTCTGGTCGGCACTCTCGAACGTCGACGACAGCGCGGTGTTCGTGTCGTAGTTCATCGCGTTGTGGCCGAAGTTCGCGTAGAGCATCTTGTAGTTCTTGTTGGTCCACGCGATCGGGTAGTAGCCGCTGTACCAGGTCTGGTTCGGGTCGGTGCCGATCGGGAAGGTGGACTGGTCCATCGACGCCAGGATGGTGATGTTGCCGTTCTGGCGCAGGTCGTTCTGCCAGGCGTACCACTCGGACGTCGAGGACCGGATGGTCGCCGGCAGGTTCACCGTCGACGGGTGGGTGCGGTTCTCGATCTTCAGCGTCTCCGGCGTCGGGCCCCACGAGTTCGAGGTGAACCGGCCGGTGCCGAGGAAGTCGTTGTGGAACCAGTTGGCGTACGACGGCGTCGAGCTGTCGTTGTAGGCCGTGACGTGGAAGCCGAAGAACCCGCCGCCGGCCTGCATGTAGCTCTGGAAGCCCTGGAACTGCGCGGCCGACTGCGGCTGGTCGTCGAAGAACATGACGACGTCGGCGGTGGCCTTGGTGATGCTCGTGAGCCGGTTCCAGTCGGTCGTCGAGGAGTAGGTGTAGCCGTTGGCCGACGCCTGCTGGGCGAACCAGACGTTGGCCTCCTTTTCGAAACTGATGTGCGCGGCGTCGTAGGTGCCGCTGTAGAACGCGAGCACCTTGAACGGCGTGGCGGCCTGCACCGCGGGGGCGCCCAGGCTCAAGCCCAGGCAGGCGGCGAAGAAGGCCAATATCCGGACCAGCGGGCGGCGGGATCTCGACATGCGTGTTCCTTCCGGTGGGGGCGGGGAAACGGTCACCAGTGGCGCGAGTAGTGCAGGCCGTAGCCGAAGGGGAAGAGCGCGGGCAGCTCGGCACCGACGTTGACCGGCTGCTGGTCGGCGCGGCCACGCATCGGCGAGAGACCGAAATTCACACCTTGAATTAAGACACAGCATTTGACGGTTGGTCCAGACCTCTGACCGAACTCGGTTGCCGCTGACCGGGATTGCGGATTCCGGTCAGCACCTGGCCTAATTCGCTCCTACGGTCTCCGCCATGACTCGCGAACACGACGACCTCCTCCAGCTGCTGGCCGAAGTGCGGAAGCGCTTGCTGATCCCGGTCCGGGACATTTCGGACGCCGACGCGGGCCGCCGGACGACGGTCAGCGAACTGACCCTGGGCGGTCTGATCCGCCACCTCGCGACGGGCGAGCGCCTGTGGCTGCAGGTGTTGCGCACCGCGGACGGCTCCCTGCCGGACGGCATGCTCGACACGACGCAGTACTCGATGAGCGAGACGCTGTCGCACTGGCTTTCGGCTTACGCCGCGGCTGCCGCTGCCACGGACGCGTACGTGCGGTCGCTGCCCTCGCTGGACGTCGAGGTCCAGCTGCCGACGACGCCGTGGTCACCGCCGGAGCCCCGGTTCTGGTCGGCACGGAGGATCGTCCTGCACCTGATCCACGAGACGGCCCAGCACGCGGGCCACGCGGACATCATCCGCGAATCCTTGGACGGCGCGAACTCCACGGCCCAGCTGAACTAACGATCCGAGCGCAGCGACGCCGGGTCGAAGGATTCCCAGTACGCGTCCTCGTCCTCGGCACTCGAAGGCGCCGGCGTCTCGCCGAGGCGTTCGGCCCGCAGCCGCTGGAACTCCTCGACCGTCATGCCCGGGTCGTCGTCCTCGGCGCGGGCGGGCGCGGGCATTCCGGTCAGCCGCTCGATCAGGACCGTCATGTCCTCGCCCAGCAGCAGAGCGACCTTGTTGTAGCCGTCCTGGGTCGCCTCGCGCATGGCCGCCTGGGCGATCTCCACCACCAGCGGCCCCAGGCGCTCACCCAGGTTCACCGCCGACGGCGCCAGCCACAGCCGCAGCAGCTTGCCGCGGCCGTCGACCGTCGCCTCCACCTGGCCGTCGAGGTCGTGGGCCGTGCCGGTGGCCGACGCCAGCAGCTCGTCCACGCGGGACATCGCCTCTTCGCGGGCCCGGGCCTGGGAAATCAGCTCACGCGTCGTGACCATCGGCGCTCACCTTCCGTACGAGTAGGTGTCGGCGTCCGGGTCGTCGTCCGGGATCGGCTGGTAGCCCAGGACTTCCAGCTGCGCCGCGGCCACCACCGGCGCCAGCGCGTGGTACATCTTGTCGCCCGCGCGGCGGGTCGCGCGCTGGGCCAGCTCGAGGATCTGGTCGGCGATCACCGCCGATCCGTGCCGCAGCGCCGACCGGTGGATCGACACGCTCGTCAGCAGTCCGCCCGGCGCGACCCGCACCTCGATCGTCTCATCGGACGAGCAAGCCTGGCCCACCACCGGGCCCGAGCGCTCGAAGCGCGCCGAAGCGTCGGACTCTGCCC of the Amycolatopsis sp. NBC_01488 genome contains:
- a CDS encoding ArsR/SmtB family transcription factor, which translates into the protein MSVDEDALDRAFTALGDPVRRALVARLSRGEATVNELAEPFAITKQAVSRHIQVLEQAGLITRSRDGQRRPCHLVPSALEALTGWIDTYRLATERSYRRLDAVLDALEETP
- a CDS encoding dihydrofolate reductase family protein, encoding MAGVVASFCMSLDGFVARPDDSVGPLFDWYTAGDVEVPMVGYPITFRVAPASADYLRSFLDSVRHSALVCGRRVFDHTHGWGGNPPGGGAAFVVTHRPPPSDWPASHLAPFTFVSSVASAVEQARAAGDGSVGVSGPDIAQQCLNLGLLDEVRIDLVPVLLGSGVRYFSSGETSGASLEQVEVVVGSGVTHLRYRVRYRRS
- a CDS encoding CE1759 family FMN reductase, which gives rise to MKLAVVTAGLSVPSSSRLLADRLATATVAASSSPVSVSVVELRDIALDVTKNLLTGFPSPALSSAIATVVDADAVIVVTPVFTAGYSGLFKSFFDVLDADSLVGKPVLLGATGGTERHSLVLDYQLRPLFGYLKADPVATGVFAASSDWGEGALQRRIEKAGAELASAADGRAVGGGEPEFVPFEQLLAGAGE
- a CDS encoding DNA gyrase/topoisomerase IV subunit B, which codes for MTAETLYGADDLTHLEGLEAVRKRPGMYIGSTDSRGINHLFSEVVDNSTDEGVAGHATKIVVTLHADGSVQVDDDGRGIPTGTHAKSGLSGVELVLTRLHAGGKFGGSGYKTSGGLHGVGASAVNALSHRFDVTVKQDGKVHQMSFKHGIPGTFDAPGPKAKFTRRSGLNLVGKMKRGERSGTSIRYWYDARYFESGAALDVDGVRAKLRNTAFLVPGVTYVLRTAIEDTINEETFHFPHGLVDMVDFLTPSGEKPVCGTLLITGEGTYKENAADAAGVMQSNVERHAEVEVALRWGTGYERTVECFTNTIRNVHGGTHRRGFDRAMAKALQDAISKTRGLLKPKEDMPTIEDVLEGMTAVVHVRLPEPQFTSQTKDELSTAGITRVIQGIVDKHVKAWTEDRKTKSEAKVVLQKVVDASRVRLTQKQQKDAARRKTALEGAAMPPKLVDCRTTGVSRSELFLVEGDSALGSARMARVSEYQALLPLRGKILNVQKASLGDTLKNAEIASIVQVLGAGTGRTFDLTTMRYGRVILMADADVDGSHIRTLLITLFAKYMRPVIEDGRLYAAMPPLHKLVTKGRNPETHFTYTQQEMETKYAELERAGKSIVTPVPRFKGLGEMDADELWETTMNPATRSVRRITMDDAEAAEGALELLMGEKVEPRRNWLVASSDRIDRDAIDA
- a CDS encoding LLM class flavin-dependent oxidoreductase translates to MQFGIFTVGDVTTDPTTGTTPTEHERIKAMVRIALKAEEVGLDVFATGEHHNPPFVPSSPTTMLGHIAAQTSKIILSTSTTLITTNDPVKIAEDFAMLQHLADGRVDLMMGRGNTGPVYPWFGEDIRQGIPLAVEKYALLRRLWREDVVDWEGKFRTPLQGFTATPRPLDGVPPFVWHGSIRSPEIAEQAAFYGDGFFANHIFWPTSHFQQLIAFYRQRFEHYGHGAADQAIVGLGGQAFIRPKSQDAWTEFRPYFDNAPVYGHGPTLEEFTEQTPLTVGSPQEVIDKTLTFREHFGDYQRQLFLMDHAGLPLKTVLEQLDLLGEEVVPVLRKELDSLRPAHVPDAPTHASLAASALASVSDSVSDSVSA
- a CDS encoding SRPBCC family protein; amino-acid sequence: MSTTITARPGTPFVEVTREFAAPPSAVFRAHTDPELIVRWLGPHGMEMELLEFDARSGGAYEYIHRDERGEHRFRGVYHTVSPDRIIQTFEFLGAPGEVSLDSLTLTDLGGRTRVVTRSVFPSTEARDAALESGMSRGIAESFERLDKVLAD